CCGGGTACCAGGGGTACGACGCACGGGGAGGCGAACGAGATCAGACCTGCAGCTGCTGCAGCCAGGATGCCGATCATCAGTGGCCCGGTGGCCGCGGCGTCGGCGAACTGCTGGCCGATCGCCAACTGCGCAATCACATCAACGGTCATGATGCTGGTGCCTCCTCGGCCAGCGGCAGAGCGACATCAAGGATGTCATCGGCGGTGACCTCCCTCAGGAACACCGCGGCCGGGCGGTGGCTTCGGTCCAGGACAATGGTGGTCGGGATGACCGAGGTCGGCACCTCCCAGGGCCGCAGCGATACGAAACGGCGGGTCGTAGATCGAGGGATAGGTCACCGCGTTGTCGAGTTTGAAGTCCTGGGCGATGGTCTGGTTGTAGTCACGGACGTTGATGCCCAGCACCGTGCCACCGAGGGGGTCGAGAGTCTCTTGGACAAGCTGCAGGTCATCGACTTCCGTCCGGCACGGTGCACACCACTAGCCCCAAGCGTTGAGGACGACGACCTCGCCTTCAAAATCAGACAGGCTGATCTCCTCACCTTCCTCCATCAACGACGGGCAGGAGAAGCCCGGCAGCGGCGCACATTCCTCCTCTGCGTAGATAATCTCGGTTTGGCCTCCTGGTGAGTGGAACTGGAAGGTGCCCCCCCCGACGGCGACGGCGTTTCGGATGCCGTCGCCTGAGGAACAGGCCACCAGGGTCACGGCGGTGAGCACCGCGGCAACCGCGATGGCGGCTCTGCGGGGTGTGCTCGGCATGGATTAGATCTCCATATTCCGGGGCGGTGGGGAAGAAGACGGTGTTCTGGTTGTCCCGGAAGACCACAACACCGAGGAAGGTCATCGTGCTGCCCGGTGGGTGGCCTGCAGCGACTCTGCCCACCTCGGCACTCAACCCTGCTGTGGGGGTTACTCGTAGCGAAGCGAGCTGAGCATCCCGGTTTCCATGTGATAGGCGTTATGGCAGTGAAATGCCCACTCACCGGGGTTGTCAGCGATCAGGTCGGCGATCATGGTTTCACCGTGGCGGAGAAGGACGGTGTCCTTGCGTAGCCCGCCGCTGCCGGGCAGCGCCCACGTGTGGCCGTGGATGTGCATGGGATGGGGCATCATGGTCCTGTTGCGCATGACCATCCGCAGGCGCTGGCCCTCCTGCACGGTCGCGGAGGACGATTGGCCGTCGGTGAGAATGCTCCATTCATACGGCATCATCTGCCCGCCCAGGTCGATGCTGACTTCTCGGTCTGGTGTGCCCTCGGGCAGGAGTGCACGGTCTGCTGGCTTCAGGGAGGACAGAAGCAGTCCGGTGGATGACAACTCGGGGAAGTCGACATCGGGGCGGGGGGCCTGGCCGCCGGCGGTGCGGATGACGGCGAAGGCGCGGTCGTCCTTACCCACCGCCAAAGCCGTGAGCGGGAAGATGCCGTCGCCGAGGATGACCTCGACGTCGACACGCTCGCCCATCGACAGGTAGATCGATTCGGTCTCCCGGGGTTGGACAGGGAAGCCGTCGGTGTGGGTGACGGTCATGCGGTGACCACCGAGGGCCACCTTGAAGATGGTGTCACCGCCGGAGTTGATAAACCGCAGGCGGGCCTTGTCGCCCGGGCGAGCCTCGAAGGTCCGGTGAGCACGGGGGATACGTCCGTTGATGAGGTAGTGCGGATACATCACATCGCCGGCATCCCCGTCCAGTACCCGGTCCGGGGTGCCGTGCATCATATGGCCGTGACCTCCCATCCCCTTCTTCCCGTTATGGTCGTCCGAACCCATTCCGGTGAGCTTGTCGAGCTCATCGTCGGGAGTGCCCTGAATGCCATCGACCCAGTCGTCGAGCACGATGGTCCACTCGACGTCCTGGTCCTCAGCGTCTTGCGGGTCACGGACGATCAGTGGGGCGTGGAGGCCGCGATCAAGCTGCAGGCCGGAGTGGGAATGGTAGAAGTAGCTGCCACCGTGGGGGACTTCAAAAACATAGGAGAAAGACTCGCCAGGTTCAATGGGGTCCTGGGTCATGCCGGGCACACCGTCGGCTGCGTTGTGGAGTGCGATGCCATGCCAGTGGATGGAGGTGCTCTCAGGCAGTTCATTGGTGATATCGACCTGGAGGACGTCGCCGGCGGTGGCCTCAATGGCCGCATCCCCGGTGTCAGAGACGTATCCCCACGTCTTGGCTTCGATACCGCCGATATCCAGAGAGAGGGGCCGGGCGGTCAGTGTCCGGCGCACCGTCGGCTCACCGAGCGCAGTGGGGGTGGGAGTGGGGTGAAGGGAGGAACCTGGTGCCGAGGCAGCGGGTCCAGGATCGCTGGTGCAGGCGGCCACGGCCCCGGTGCCGGCGAGGACGAGCCCGCCGAGCAGAAACTGTCGTCGGGAAAACGCGTTCGTCATGATTTAACCTTCCTGGTGTAAGAATTCAGTGACACGGGAGACAGGCGCAGGTGAGGACCCTGCTGAGCTATCACGTCAGGCGCAGGTCTGTGACACAGGTGGCACCGTCGTCGGTGGTGGAAAACTCCGTGGTGCCGGTACGCCCCTGGTAGCTGACCTCAATCAGACCGGTGACATCATCGGGAAGCCAGAAGCCAATAAACCCGTTGTCGAAGGTGGTTGTCGCCTCGTCCACCAGCACCTCACCGGTCGCCTCATCGGTGATCGTGACCTGGATATCCTCATTGTTGAGTTCCCCCAGGCAGGTCGTGAGGCTGTGGTAGAAGCAGTCGTGGGTGGAGGTGAGATAGGGTGCGATCGAGACATACGTCTGATTGTCGGGAAGATCGACCACGACTTCCTGGTCACCGCTCGAGAGCAGCAGTTCATCGGCGCGCACTGAGGCGATCAAATCCGTGGGACGCTCAGTGACCTTCTGCCGGTCGAGGTGATCAATGATCTCCACCGCGCCCATGTCGGCCAGGCCATGGGTAGTCAGGAATGTATCCTGGGACACCGTCCCGTCGGCCGTGGGTTCCGGGTCGGCGGCCGAACACCCCGTGAGGGCGAGGGCAAGGGCGGCGACTGCGATCGCTGCTCGTTTCACGTCAATCTCCTTGGATCGTGGGTAGGACCGTGAGAAGACACCGCCTCAAGGTCGATGCCATACCTTTATCTAGCACGGGTGCCTGACGGACTAGAAATCAAAAACCCTGCTCACAGCTTTATAGCAGGGCGAAAAGAGGGTGAATTCGGTGAGCTGGGTCACCACCGGGACACCACCCCACAGCCGTGGGCGATGTCCTTCTACCCGCCCCGGGTATGCGGTGCTTGCAGTAAAATCCCTGGTGGCGCCTGCTGAACCGACCAGGGGAGGCGATGCCGCCGGCCCGGGGTGGGGCACAGGGGTGACGGCGGTCGAAGGGTTATATTTGAAGATTTGATGAAGATTCCCCGCCGGGCACTGAGCGAGGATGGTATTCCCCCCTGGCCGGAGCGATACTGGGGTCTATGGCTGACCACACACCGACCACCGCCACGCCCCCGGGGCGGGTGCTGGTCGTCGATGATGAACAACCCCTGGCTCAGATGGTGGCCTCCTACCTCATCCGGGCAGGCTTCGATACCCGTCAGGCGCACACCGGCACCCAGGCCGTGGACGAGACCCGTCGCTTTTCCCCCGATGTTGTGGTGCTGGATCTGGGGCTGCCCGAACTCGACGGCCTGGAGGTGTGCCGACGGATCCGCACCTTCTCGGACTGCTACATCCTCATGCTCACCGCGCGTGGCAGCGAGGACGACAAGATCAGCGGTTTGACCCTGGGGGCGGATGACTACATCACCAAACCTTTTAGCATCCGGGAACTGGTGACCCGGGTGCATGCAGTGCTGCGCCGTCCGCGCACCAGCACCACCCCACCGCAGGTGACCACCCCCTTGATCGTTGGTGACCTCATCCTTGACCCCGTCGCCCATCAGGTGCGGGTGGGGGAGACGACTGTGGAGCTCACCCGCACGGAGTTCGAGCTGCTGGTTGCCCTGGCCCTGCGCCCCGGCCAGGCGCTGACCCGCCACGACCTGGTCACCGAGGTCTGGGACACTACCTGGGTCGGTGATGAACGCATCGTCGATGTCCACATAGGCAACTTGCGTCGCAAGCTCGGCACCGACACCCGAGGCCGGGGGTTTATCGACACCGTGCGTGGCGTGGGCTACCGGGTGGGGCAGCCATGAATCACGGACCCGGCTTGACCTTCCGCTTCCTGGCCGCCCAGGTGTTGGTCGTGGTGATTAGCCTGATGGTGGCCGCGGCCGTGGCCACGACGGTGGGGCCGACCCTGTTCCATGATCATATGTTGATGGCCGGCCGGGAGGACCCCTCGCTGGAGCTGTTCCATGCCGAGCAGGCCTACCGGGACGCCAACCTGATCACCCTGGCCGTCGCCCTGCCCACTGCCTTGATCAGCGCCCTACTGGCCAGTCTGTGGTTATCGCGTCGCCTGCGCACCCCCCCTGCAGGATCTCACCCGCGCCGCTACCAGCCTGGCGGCCGGTAACTCCCGTATCCGCGTGCCCGCCGGAGAAGCAGGCCCCGAGGTCACCACCCTGGCGCATGCCTTCAACACCATGGCCGACCGACTGGAACACACCGAACAGGTCCGCCGCCAGATGCTCTCTGACCTGGCCCACGAAATGGGCACCCCCTTATCGGTGCTCACGGCCTACCTCGATGGTCTCCAGGACGGGGTCGTGGACTGGAATAATGCCGCCCACACAATCATGGCTGACCAACTCACCCGCCTGACCCGGTTGATGGAGGACATTGACGATGTCTCCCGGGCCCAGGAACACCGGATCGATTTGGACCTGGCGGAGGAAGGGCTCGGGGATCTGCTCCATACCGCCGCTGCTGCCGCGGGGGAAGCTTATGCTGACAAAGGCGTCGATTTACAGGTCGAGACCATTACGGACACCGCCCGGGTGCTCGTGGACCGGCAACGCTTCGGCCAGGTGATGAGCAACCTCCTGTCGAACGCGCTACGGCACACCCCGGCCGGCGGGCAGGTCCGGATCAGCGTCCACCGCCAGGGGGCGTCCACCGCGCTCATCCACGTCGCCGATGATGGCGAGGGCATCCCACCTGGCCAGCTCGGACACATCTTCGAACGCTTCTACCGGGGGGATGCCGCCCGCAGCCGGGACAACGGCGGGTCCGGTATCGGTCTGACCATCTCCAAGGCATTGATCGAGGCCCACGGCGGCACTCTCACCGCCACCTCCCCCGGACCCGGTCGCGGAGCGGTGTTTGCCCTCCGCCTCCCGATGTCCCCTCCCGACAGTGAGGGGGCTGCTCGGTGACCACACCCTGCCCCGCGTGAGGGCCGTGCCCTCCACTCCTTGAAAATATACCCCCCGGGGGTATACGCTAGAGAGCGGAATTGCCACACCCCACCGAACCGAAGGAGCCTTCCCATGATCACCTTCCCGCCCCGCCTCTTGCCGATGGCCTCCCACGGCTGCAACTGTTGCGGACCTGCCTCACGTGCCGACACCGCCTCCGTCCCTGCCGCCAGCGACTCGTCAGCAGGAGGGTCCTCCCTTAGCTACCAGATCACCGGCCTGACCTGCGGGCATTGCGCGAAAAGCGTGACCCAGGCCCTTCAGGGCCTCCCCCAGGTCGACGACGTCCAGATTGATCTCGCTGCTGGTGGTGTTTCCACCGTCACGGTCACCGGTGTCGTACCTCCGGAGATGGTTCGCCGGGCCATCGAAGAGGCCGGCTACACCGTCTTATCCTGATCGGTTTTACCCATCATCTCGACCCCGACCGGGTTGAGCGGAAAGGAACGTCATGAGCACTCTCCACCATTCCGGCGATCACCATGGTGATCACCCCGCTCCGGAAACAGACCACACCCACCACCCGGATCATGCCAGCCACGAACACCACGCAGACGCCGACACCCACGGCCAGGCGATGCCCCACGATCACCCGCACTCCGCCATGGACGAAGACCACCACGTTCATGGTCACGGCGAACACGCCGGACACAGCACCGCAATGTTTCGGGACCGCTTCTGGTGGTCGCTGATTCTGTCCATTCCCGTCGTTATTTTCAGCCCCATGGTCGCCCAGCTGCTCGGCTACCACCTCCCGGCATTCCCCGGATCCACCTGGATCCCCCCGGTGCTGGGCACGATCATCTTCGTCTACGGCGGAACGCCTTTCCTCAAGGGCGGATGGAACGAACTGAAATCCCGCCAACCCGGGATGATGCTCCTGATCGCCATGGCCATCACCGTGGCGTTTGTCGCCTCCTGGGTCACCACTCTGGGGCTGGGCGGTTTTGACCTGGACTTCTGGTGGGAGCTGGCCCTGCTGGTGACCATCATGCTGCTGGGCCACTGGCTGGAGATGCGTGCTCTCGGGGCTGCGTCCTCCGCGCTTGACGCGCTGGCTGCCCTGCTGCCGGATGAGGCCGAGAAAGTCATCGACGGGACCACCCGCACCGTGGCCATCTCCGAGCTGGTCGTCGACGACGTCGTGCTGGTGAGGGCCGGTGCCCGGGTGCCGGCCGACGGAACCATCATCGACGGAGCCGCCGAATTCGATGAGGCGATGATCACCGGCGAATCCCGTCCCGTCTTCCGCGACACCGGTGACAAGGTGGTCGCCGGTACCGTGGCTACCGACAACACCGTCCGCATCCGGGTGGAGGCTACCGGCGGGGACACCGCCCTGGCCGGGATCCAACGCATGGTTGCCGACGCCCAAGAGTCCTCCTCCCGGGCCCAGGCCCTGGCGGATAGGGCGGCAGCGTTGTTGTTCTGGTTCGCGCTGATCTCCGCTCTGATCACCGCGGTGGTGTGGACCATCATCGGCAGCCCGGACGATGCCGTGGTGCGCACGGTCACGGTGCTGGTCATCGCCTGCCCGCACGCCCTGGGCCTGGCGATTCCGCTGGTCATTGCGATCTCCAGCGAGCGGGCCGCGAAATCCGGGGTGCTCATCAAGGACCGGATGGCGCTCGAGCGGATGCGCACCATCGACGTGGTGCTCTTCGACAAAACCGGCACCCTGACCGAGGGTGCGCACGCGGTCACCGGTGTCGCAGCAGCTGTCGGCGTCACCGAGGGCGAGCTGCTGGCCCTGGCTTCCGCCGCGGAGGCCGACAGCGAGCACCCCGTGGCCCGCGCCATCGTGGCGGCCGCGGCCGCCCATCCCGAGGCCTCCCGTCGGCAAATGCGTGCAACTGGTTTCAGCGCCGCCTCCGGCCGGGGGGGTCCGGGCCACTGTCGATGGCGCTGAGATCCTCGTGGGCGGGCCGAACATGCTGCGCGAGTTCAACCTCACCACCCCGGCCGAGCTCACCGACACCACCAGCGCCTGGACCGGGCGTGGGGCCGGTGTGCTCCATATTGTCCGTGACGGTCAGATTATC
The nucleotide sequence above comes from Corynebacterium amycolatum. Encoded proteins:
- a CDS encoding multicopper oxidase family protein, with protein sequence MTNAFSRRQFLLGGLVLAGTGAVAACTSDPGPAASAPGSSLHPTPTPTALGEPTVRRTLTARPLSLDIGGIEAKTWGYVSDTGDAAIEATAGDVLQVDITNELPESTSIHWHGIALHNAADGVPGMTQDPIEPGESFSYVFEVPHGGSYFYHSHSGLQLDRGLHAPLIVRDPQDAEDQDVEWTIVLDDWVDGIQGTPDDELDKLTGMGSDDHNGKKGMGGHGHMMHGTPDRVLDGDAGDVMYPHYLINGRIPRAHRTFEARPGDKARLRFINSGGDTIFKVALGGHRMTVTHTDGFPVQPRETESIYLSMGERVDVEVILGDGIFPLTALAVGKDDRAFAVIRTAGGQAPRPDVDFPELSSTGLLLSSLKPADRALLPEGTPDREVSIDLGGQMMPYEWSILTDGQSSSATVQEGQRLRMVMRNRTMMPHPMHIHGHTWALPGSGGLRKDTVLLRHGETMIADLIADNPGEWAFHCHNAYHMETGMLSSLRYE
- a CDS encoding CueP family metal-binding protein, encoding MKRAAIAVAALALALTGCSAADPEPTADGTVSQDTFLTTHGLADMGAVEIIDHLDRQKVTERPTDLIASVRADELLLSSGDQEVVVDLPDNQTYVSIAPYLTSTHDCFYHSLTTCLGELNNEDIQVTITDEATGEVLVDEATTTFDNGFIGFWLPDDVTGLIEVSYQGRTGTTEFSTTDDGATCVTDLRLT
- a CDS encoding response regulator transcription factor → MADHTPTTATPPGRVLVVDDEQPLAQMVASYLIRAGFDTRQAHTGTQAVDETRRFSPDVVVLDLGLPELDGLEVCRRIRTFSDCYILMLTARGSEDDKISGLTLGADDYITKPFSIRELVTRVHAVLRRPRTSTTPPQVTTPLIVGDLILDPVAHQVRVGETTVELTRTEFELLVALALRPGQALTRHDLVTEVWDTTWVGDERIVDVHIGNLRRKLGTDTRGRGFIDTVRGVGYRVGQP
- a CDS encoding heavy-metal-associated domain-containing protein, whose product is MITFPPRLLPMASHGCNCCGPASRADTASVPAASDSSAGGSSLSYQITGLTCGHCAKSVTQALQGLPQVDDVQIDLAAGGVSTVTVTGVVPPEMVRRAIEEAGYTVLS